Proteins co-encoded in one Hymenobacter swuensis DY53 genomic window:
- a CDS encoding DUF3467 domain-containing protein gives MSQPNQPEADAPQPQDPNAINIELSEEIAEGEYANLAMIAHSSSEFVIDFIRLMPGLPKAKVKSRIILTPEHAKRLVAALTENIERYEQANGPIKEQPNDSPRYPMGFGGKMGEA, from the coding sequence ATGAGCCAACCCAACCAACCCGAAGCCGACGCGCCTCAACCCCAGGACCCGAATGCCATCAACATCGAGCTGTCGGAAGAAATAGCCGAAGGCGAGTACGCCAATCTGGCCATGATTGCGCACAGCAGTAGCGAGTTCGTTATCGACTTCATCCGGCTGATGCCGGGGCTGCCTAAAGCTAAAGTGAAGTCACGCATCATCCTTACGCCCGAGCACGCCAAGCGGCTGGTAGCGGCCCTGACGGAGAACATTGAGCGGTACGAGCAGGCCAACGGCCCCATCAAGGAACAACCCAATGATTCGCCGAGGTACCCGATGGGTTTCGGAGGCAAGATGGGAGAAGCTTAG